The Nonlabens spongiae genome contains a region encoding:
- the rlmH gene encoding 23S rRNA (pseudouridine(1915)-N(3))-methyltransferase RlmH, with amino-acid sequence MKITLLAVGKTDDPRIAELTDMYADRLQHYVNFELQLLPDLKNTKNMNEERQKNEEGKNILAQLEKSDFVTLLDQRGKRLSSPQFAELINKRSVSGLKRLVFIIGGPYGFSQDVYDRANSKLSLSDMTFSHQMVRLFATEQIYRAFTILKNEPYHHF; translated from the coding sequence ATGAAAATCACGCTTCTTGCCGTAGGAAAAACGGACGATCCCAGAATCGCTGAACTAACAGACATGTATGCAGACCGCTTGCAGCATTATGTAAATTTTGAGCTGCAACTACTTCCCGATCTCAAGAATACCAAAAACATGAACGAGGAACGACAGAAAAACGAAGAAGGCAAAAACATTCTCGCCCAGCTTGAAAAAAGCGACTTTGTAACGTTGCTGGACCAGCGCGGTAAGCGATTGAGCAGTCCACAGTTTGCTGAGTTGATCAATAAACGCAGCGTTTCTGGACTCAAGAGACTGGTTTTTATTATAGGCGGACCTTACGGATTCTCACAAGATGTCTACGATCGAGCCAATTCAAAATTATCCCTTAGCGACATGACTTTTTCCCACCAAATGGTACGCCTATTTGCCACGGAGCAGATCTACAGAGCGTTTACAATTCTCAAAAATGAGCCTTATCATCATTTTTGA